One region of Citrus sinensis cultivar Valencia sweet orange chromosome 6, DVS_A1.0, whole genome shotgun sequence genomic DNA includes:
- the LOC107178776 gene encoding uncharacterized protein LOC107178776: MGFSVIDLENNYYLVRFRSVEDAMDALTKGPWLIMGHYLTVQPWTPSFDFTNTALDQVTIWIHLPGLAVHLYDRKILQKLGQLVGTVIKIDSTTASSTRGRFSHLAVSISLTRPLVSQFELDGKIQKVEYEGLPIICYKCGRYGHSSNKSKEAGNPTNTKDADQPQQTKPGDEFSGQKEVGSKDDNNVEPFGPWMIATKRGWKPKIGKENTGDLNRNKEGAGAGISRFQILAQVSEEDENQGHAACTDFPSTSRQPFKPASNLTFTSNTRNIAKTLAHHPTKHAVVVCSSQTLFKWDAREVAIDHMERQGPDPQHLVEPPDDQNTLRVPDGGNTHTFPTVPMVGDDGDGMANEDDSMVQEMPLALMEDVTGQQ, translated from the exons ATGGGTTTTTCGGTGATCGACTTGGAAAACAACTACTATTTGGTTCGATTTCGATCGGTGGAGGATGCGATGGATGCCTTAACTAAGGGACCGTGGCTCATAATGGGTCACTACTTAACGGTGCAGCCATGGACGCCTTCTTTTGACTTCACAAACACGGCCCTTGATCAAGTCACGATATGGATCCACCTTCCTGGTCTTGCTGTTCATCTTTATGACCGGAAAATCTTACAGAAGCTGGGTCAGTTAGTGGGCACTGTGATTAAAATCGACTCGACCACAGCCTCCTCAACTCGTGGAAGATTTTCCCATCTTGCAGTGAGTATCTCTCTAACTCGGCCGCTAGTGTCTCAGTTTGAGTTGGATGGGAAGATTCAAAAGGTGGAATATGAGGGATTGCCAATAATATGTTATAAGTGTGGACGTTATGGGCATAGCAGTAACAAGAGCAAAGAGGCTGGGAATCCGACAAACACTAAAGATGCTGATCAACCCCAACAGACAAAGCCGGGGGATGAATTTTCTGGCCAAAAGGAAGTTGGCAGTAAAGATGATAACAATGTTGAACCTTTTGGGCCCTGGATGATTGCCACCAAGAGAGGATGGAAGCCTAAGATTGGTAAGGAGAACACTGGTGACTTAAATAGAAATAAGGAGGGTGCTGGAGCTGGCATCTCAAGGTTTCAAATTTTAGCTCAAGTCTCAGAGGAAGATGAAAATCAGGGGCATGCAGCTTGCACAGATTTCCCTTCCACCTCACGTCAGCCTTTCAAACCTGCCTCTAACCTTACCTTTACATCCAATACAAGAAACATAGCAAAGACCTTGGCTCACC ATCCCACTAAACATGCAGTGGTCGTTTGCTCCTCCCAAACCCTTTTTAAATGGGATGCTAGGGAAGTGGCCATAGATCACATGGAAAGGCAGGGACCAGACCCGCAACATTTAGTCGAACCTCCTGATGATCAAAACACCCTTCGGGTGCCAGATGGTGGTAATACTCATACCTTTCCAACCGTACCTATGGTTGGTGATGATGGGGATGGGATGGCTAATGAAGATGACTCGATGGTTCAAGAAATGCCGTTGGCGTTGATGGAGGATGTCACTGGACAGCAGTAG